The stretch of DNA TTGGCTAGCCTCTTCACATGTTTGGGCGAAAGAAGCTAAGTTTTCAGTGCTTGCTAAAATGTCTTCAGAGACTCGATCCGAAGGGTCTACAAAAGGATCTTCCAAGTACCATTTTAAAAACTGACAGCACCAGGGACCACAACTCAATCCAGAACATTTTTGAAGGACTTCTTGTGTTGCAATGTGCACAGAAAATTTTTCATTTGTTTTGGAAGGGTAGATCTTGTTCAATTCATCGGCAAAAGCAGTAAGCTCTGCTTTCATAGCAGTTGGGGATTTCACGTAATTGTATAAGCTGTCGAAATATACTAATCTACGAGTTCTAAGATCCACAACTATAAGTACCCAGTGACTCGCGCCAACCGTTTGACTTATCCCCATTTGTTGCATGCACCGAAGGGTAGCATGGTGGGTTTTAGGGGTGGGGTGATACCATATGAATATTGGAAAGACCGTGGCGTTTTTTAAATGGCGTCGATAGTTATCCTCTAAACAAGAAATCGGGAGTCGTCCTTTAGGAGGCATGTTGTTTTCAACATTTTTTTTGTCTTCTAAAAGGGAGGAAATTTTTCGTTTAAAATTGAATATCGTAGCCGGAGGAAAGAGGTCCAAGGGGATAAGTTCTTTATGAAGGGTATGGAAATAGCACAGGCATTTGAATATGGTCTCGTTATCCCAAGCAGGCACCAAAGTTTCAATGGTTTGACGGAGCATAGCATCCCTAAAAAGGTCCAAGGAAACCCTCTCCGAAATGGGAGTCCAAAGTGTTTCTTTCGTTGTTTGGATTTTGGGAGCCTTAGGACTTTTGGGGCGCTTTATGGTAATAGGAGGAGAGGGCGGGGTTAAGGGGATGGAGATAGTAGTTGTTTCAACAGGATAGCATCTCTGACAGCACCAAGGGAAAGACACTAACTTTGAAAAGGAATAAAAACAGAGAATCAGTCCTAAAGTAATTACGACAAGAAAGACTGCCAGGGCAACACGTGCGACTTTGTTTACAGAACATTGCCGAGTTTTAGGGGGAATCAGGGGTGATCTAGAAGAATTTTCGGGAGATAGTGTTTTTGTGGTTGGGGAGGTAGATGACAGCATGGGCCTTTTATTGGATTAACCTTTAAAGAAAAGAAATATTTTAGGAGATATTCTGTTTTTGGAAATGAGGATTTTCAGAGTTTTTTTGAGGCTTAGAGGGCTGTATTTAAGCTGTAGGCCAGGAGAGGTTTGTGTATTTTGTCATCTTCTCTTGGAAAGAAGAAAAAAGGGAGTGAAGCAGTATATGTTTATATTCTAGAGAGTCTGGAAGATTTTTCAGAATCTCGGTCTTAGGATCTTCCATGTACCATTTCATATATTGACAGCACCACAGTCCGCAACACAAGCCCATTCCCGTTTGTAAAGGTTTTTCAACAATAACGCGCACATCAAAAGGAGTTTTATTATTTTTGCATATTCCTAATGTGGCGAGATGTGACGCTAAATTTGTTATTTGGCGTTTCATCTCATCTCTTGAGGCAAGGTAAGTAGATAAGCTATCAAAATAGGTGATAAGCTGAGCATCTAAGTCTACGATAATCACCGTCCAGTGGCTGCTTCCCGGAGATCCTTGTGAGGCGCACTTTTGCATTTGTTCAAGCGTTTGTGCGTAGGTTGTAGGCTCTGGATCATACCAAAGTAGAAAAGGAAGGACGCGCGCCTGTCTGAGTAATCTGTGGTAATTCTTTGGGGAGCAGGTGAGTGGATGCGAAGCTTTAAGAGGACAGATGGGGGTTTTATCGGCATGCAGTTTGTTCTGCAGCGTATTACAAATTTCTTCCTGATAGTTGAAAATAGTTAACGGAGAGACGAGACAGTCATCAGGGAGAAGCTTTGGATATTGATCATGTAATACGCACATAAATTGAAAGATTTGCGAGTTATCCAAAATAGGAAGATCGGATTTTAGGTAGGTTTGGAGCGCTACTCCGAGGGGGATAATATCTTTCCTAGAAAGGTCCTGTCCGTGGTTTTGAACAGCAATTTTTGTGGACTCGGGAATGGGTATAGGGAGTTTGGCTTTTTTGTTTACGCAGAAGCGATAATTCAATAAATCTGAAAAGCTATAAGCTATAAGAATTAGGCCTAAAGAGACAAGAATCAACAGAAGGGCAGCGATCACCCGTGTAATTTTCCCCAATGTTCCGCTCTGAGAAAATGGGGAAGATTGGGGAGAGCCAAGGATTGGAGGCTGGGAGTAAGGAGAGCTTGTAATCTTATCCATGTTAGAAGCGTAGAGACATCTCTCCATTCAGATAATTG from Chlamydia suis encodes:
- a CDS encoding Ulp1 family isopeptidase → MLSSTSPTTKTLSPENSSRSPLIPPKTRQCSVNKVARVALAVFLVVITLGLILCFYSFSKLVSFPWCCQRCYPVETTTISIPLTPPSPPITIKRPKSPKAPKIQTTKETLWTPISERVSLDLFRDAMLRQTIETLVPAWDNETIFKCLCYFHTLHKELIPLDLFPPATIFNFKRKISSLLEDKKNVENNMPPKGRLPISCLEDNYRRHLKNATVFPIFIWYHPTPKTHHATLRCMQQMGISQTVGASHWVLIVVDLRTRRLVYFDSLYNYVKSPTAMKAELTAFADELNKIYPSKTNEKFSVHIATQEVLQKCSGLSCGPWCCQFLKWYLEDPFVDPSDRVSEDILASTENLASFAQTCEEASQAFFDLSWPEAKEE
- a CDS encoding Ulp1 family isopeptidase, whose translation is MDKITSSPYSQPPILGSPQSSPFSQSGTLGKITRVIAALLLILVSLGLILIAYSFSDLLNYRFCVNKKAKLPIPIPESTKIAVQNHGQDLSRKDIIPLGVALQTYLKSDLPILDNSQIFQFMCVLHDQYPKLLPDDCLVSPLTIFNYQEEICNTLQNKLHADKTPICPLKASHPLTCSPKNYHRLLRQARVLPFLLWYDPEPTTYAQTLEQMQKCASQGSPGSSHWTVIIVDLDAQLITYFDSLSTYLASRDEMKRQITNLASHLATLGICKNNKTPFDVRVIVEKPLQTGMGLCCGLWCCQYMKWYMEDPKTEILKNLPDSLEYKHILLHSLFSSFQEKMTKYTNLSWPTA